In Alphaproteobacteria bacterium US3C007, one genomic interval encodes:
- a CDS encoding cyclic nucleotide-binding domain-containing protein: protein MKRLKMEIGKHVFRKGDAANGVYLVLSGSVGIFLPSNGTKDPDFLVRDNELFGEMGVVSDQSRMATALTVTECDLLFVSRDEFDKMVDESHIVVKGILRILAERLRMAQTAKK from the coding sequence ATGAAGCGTTTGAAAATGGAAATTGGAAAGCATGTCTTTCGTAAAGGTGATGCTGCCAATGGTGTGTATTTGGTTTTGTCGGGATCGGTTGGAATTTTCTTGCCCAGCAATGGCACCAAGGATCCTGATTTTCTGGTAAGAGATAATGAATTATTCGGTGAAATGGGTGTTGTCAGCGATCAATCACGCATGGCAACGGCCCTGACCGTGACCGAATGCGATTTGCTTTTCGTGTCACGAGATGAATTTGATAAAATGGTGGATGAATCGCATATCGTGGTGAAGGGCATATTACGTATCCTTGCGGAACGATTGCGGATGGCGCAGACCGCAAAAAAATAA